In Lactococcus garvieae subsp. garvieae, the following proteins share a genomic window:
- a CDS encoding EbsA family protein encodes MKSGYFQPLSNIYKIAWMWWVILLSFQQVLFYENNLRMNWFQITILVFLVLAFYFLVRQRRFFAAENALHFSRDFRLGMLEIDFNYMSSVKLTPRTLRFIYIGKEYHFVVLGKSNQLLQNVLKENNVEYTTSTLKRSAKV; translated from the coding sequence ATGAAATCGGGATATTTTCAGCCTTTAAGTAATATTTATAAAATCGCCTGGATGTGGTGGGTTATTCTCCTTTCTTTCCAACAAGTACTTTTCTATGAAAACAATCTTCGAATGAATTGGTTTCAAATAACCATTCTTGTCTTTCTGGTTCTCGCTTTCTATTTCTTAGTGAGACAACGTCGCTTTTTTGCAGCAGAAAATGCACTGCATTTCTCTCGTGACTTTCGCTTGGGAATGCTTGAAATTGACTTCAACTACATGAGCTCAGTAAAACTTACGCCAAGAACGCTTCGTTTTATCTATATTGGAAAAGAATATCATTTTGTTGTATTGGGAAAATCCAATCAACTACTACAAAACGTTTTAAAGGAAAATAATGTTGAATACACTACATCAACACTTAAAA
- a CDS encoding LTA synthase family protein has protein sequence MQIKNKLRFTLKKLLNSFNTRLGLVCWSTFFIWVKTMIAYFSVFKGLNSSNLADYLLVIVNPIGFTAIFFSLILFVKRKQLFYLGMLLMNLIGNLLVYGNILYYREFSDFLTLNTLTGGAGMVGKGFDLGSIAISWVDIVFWIDIIVVLVLFLTKKIKMDERRPTNMFAFKVFSVSVMIFGLNFWMADLTEHRLVSRQAQYDATYVVRYLGLGPWLATNSWYTHVSNETRAMASKTDFTKVQKYIQEDRYLAPNAKMFGIAKNRNVIVIHLESLQQDVINMKVNGAEVTPFLNSLYNNNPSVYSFSNFFNQVGQGKTSDAETMLETSTFGLSSGSLFSSLGSTQTFQAMPAILQQKEGYSSAVFHGNVGSFYSRNNVYRNMGYQNFFDQSFYDLTPTNSTAWGVKDKYFFNDSIPYLEQLQQPFYAKYLTVTNHTPYTGLEDYEMNPKLLEGGSGNSVVDNYFVTANYLDSAVKDFFDYLKKSGLYEKSVIVLYGDHYGISGSDTKYYAPFIGKSADNWTEYDNTMMQRTPFMIDIPGQTSGHISDEFIGEIDVMPTLEHLLGISTKDYIQFGQDVFAPNREQFVALRNRGFVTPTITKSSATSSVYHDTKTGEVLKLTESQQKYVDSIQEKVNKMLDMSDTFNTEDLLRFYTPPGFKPVQPGNYSYNVTSTRNRLKEEQDVLKARSTSLLSENQGVSTVDLFNDPVLAAKKAQEEAEAAAKAKDKEKEDAKNAPSASKKDEKGK, from the coding sequence GTGCAAATAAAAAATAAATTGAGGTTTACCTTGAAAAAATTACTTAATAGTTTTAATACACGACTAGGTTTAGTATGCTGGTCGACCTTCTTTATTTGGGTCAAAACCATGATTGCTTATTTTTCTGTCTTTAAGGGGTTGAACTCTTCTAATCTTGCAGATTACCTATTGGTTATTGTTAACCCCATAGGCTTTACAGCAATCTTCTTTAGTTTAATCCTGTTTGTTAAAAGAAAACAGCTTTTCTACTTAGGCATGCTATTAATGAACTTGATTGGGAACTTGTTAGTTTATGGGAATATCCTTTACTATCGTGAGTTTTCGGACTTTCTTACGCTCAATACCTTAACAGGTGGGGCAGGAATGGTCGGAAAAGGTTTCGACTTAGGTTCAATCGCTATTTCTTGGGTGGATATCGTGTTCTGGATTGACATCATCGTTGTTCTTGTACTTTTTCTTACCAAGAAGATTAAAATGGATGAACGTCGTCCTACAAATATGTTTGCCTTTAAGGTTTTCAGTGTCTCAGTCATGATTTTTGGCTTAAACTTTTGGATGGCTGACCTGACTGAGCATCGTCTGGTTTCACGACAAGCACAATATGACGCCACTTATGTGGTACGTTATTTGGGCTTAGGCCCATGGTTAGCGACCAATAGCTGGTATACTCATGTGTCCAACGAAACTCGGGCTATGGCCTCTAAAACAGATTTTACAAAAGTGCAAAAATACATTCAAGAAGATCGTTATCTTGCACCTAATGCCAAGATGTTTGGGATTGCTAAAAACCGTAACGTTATTGTGATTCACCTTGAATCATTGCAACAAGATGTCATTAACATGAAGGTAAACGGTGCAGAAGTTACACCTTTCTTGAATTCACTTTATAATAACAATCCTTCTGTTTATTCTTTCTCAAATTTCTTTAACCAAGTGGGACAAGGAAAAACTTCTGATGCAGAAACCATGCTTGAAACTTCAACATTTGGTTTATCCTCTGGTTCACTTTTCTCAAGTCTAGGCAGTACACAAACTTTCCAAGCGATGCCGGCCATTCTGCAACAAAAAGAAGGCTATTCAAGTGCTGTGTTCCATGGTAATGTGGGTTCATTTTACAGTCGTAATAACGTTTATCGTAATATGGGTTATCAAAACTTCTTTGACCAATCTTTCTACGATCTGACGCCAACGAACTCCACTGCTTGGGGGGTTAAAGATAAGTACTTCTTTAACGACTCAATTCCATATCTTGAGCAGCTACAGCAACCTTTCTATGCGAAATATTTGACGGTCACAAATCATACGCCTTATACAGGTCTTGAAGATTATGAGATGAATCCGAAACTTTTAGAAGGTGGTTCAGGGAACTCCGTCGTTGATAACTATTTTGTTACCGCTAATTATCTGGATTCAGCAGTTAAAGATTTCTTTGATTATTTGAAAAAATCTGGACTTTATGAAAAATCCGTTATTGTTCTTTACGGCGATCACTACGGAATTTCTGGTTCAGATACAAAATACTATGCCCCATTCATTGGTAAGAGTGCAGACAACTGGACAGAGTATGACAATACAATGATGCAGCGCACCCCGTTCATGATTGATATTCCTGGTCAAACATCCGGACACATCAGCGATGAATTTATCGGTGAAATCGATGTTATGCCAACCTTGGAGCACTTGCTTGGTATTTCAACAAAAGATTATATTCAGTTTGGACAAGATGTTTTCGCACCCAACCGTGAACAATTTGTTGCACTTCGAAATCGTGGTTTCGTTACACCAACAATCACAAAATCAAGTGCGACAAGTTCAGTTTACCATGACACAAAAACCGGAGAAGTTCTGAAGTTAACGGAGAGTCAACAGAAGTATGTGGACAGCATCCAAGAAAAAGTGAATAAAATGTTAGACATGTCAGATACTTTCAATACGGAAGATCTCCTGCGTTTCTACACCCCACCTGGGTTTAAGCCGGTACAACCGGGTAACTATAGTTACAATGTCACTTCAACAAGGAATCGTTTGAAAGAAGAACAAGATGTCTTGAAAGCACGTTCAACATCACTTCTTTCCGAAAACCAAGGAGTATCTACAGTCGATCTCTTTAACGATCCGGTCTTGGCAGCTAAAAAAGCTCAAGAAGAAGCTGAAGCAGCGGCAAAAGCAAAAGACAAAGAAAAAGAAGATGCAAAAAATGCACCTTCTGCCAGCAAAAAAGATGAGAAAGGAAAGTAA